From Oncorhynchus keta strain PuntledgeMale-10-30-2019 chromosome 25, Oket_V2, whole genome shotgun sequence, one genomic window encodes:
- the LOC118358262 gene encoding coiled-coil domain-containing protein 92-like, giving the protein MASPTGTLENNLHSAQKNLLFLQQDHAKTLKGLHAEIRRLQQHCTDLTYELTVRSSDPTDSSEARCRELHSKCEELEAQLKVKEEENTELLRDLEQKNAMISVLENTIKEREKKYLEELKMKSHKLAVLSGELEQRASTIAYLTSQLHATKKKLLAGSSSEASPNVSPVSSYKPTPPKAKDRQSGPETPLRRMKKSLSQPLHSELTELYRLGSDGRRMVLREAVDAMPDPTPFLQAARDTPDLQMVRDRPAVIPPIACDRSSSPRHSLARDRQHRAHVGVAHRIHHSNPPLAPSQPEVEMLAVDQVNGDKVVRKRSGADRTV; this is encoded by the exons ATGGCATCCCCCACTGGTACCCTAGAGAATAATCTGCACAGCGCCCAGAAGAACCTGCTCTTCCTCCAGCAGGACCATGCCAAGACACTGAAAGGTCTACATGCAGAGATCCGCAGACTACAACAGcactgtacag ACTTGACATATGAGCTGACAGTGAGAAGTTCAGATCCAACAG ACAGCAGTGAGGCACGCTGCAGGGAGCTACACAGTAAGTGTGAGGAGCTTGAGGCTCAGCTGaaagtgaaggaggaggagaacactgaGCTGCTGAGGGACCTGGAGCAGAAGAATGCCATGATCTCTGTCCTAGAGAACACCATCAAGGAAAGGGAGAAGAAGTACCTGGAGGAGCTGAAGATGAAGAGCCACAAGCTGGCTGTCCTGTCTGGAGAGCTGGAGCAGAGAGCCAGCACCATTGCCTACCTCACCTCTCAGCTCCACGCCACCAAGAAAAAGCTCCTGGCAGGCAGCTCCTCTGAGGCCAGCCCCAACGTCAGCCCTGTGAGCTCCTACAAGCCCACCCCTCCCAAAGCCAAGGACCGTCAGTCTGGCCCTGAGACCCCTCTACGCCGCATGAAGAAGAGCCTGTCTCAGCCGCTGCACTCTGAGTTAACCGAGCTGTACCGGCTGGGTTCTGACGGGAGGAGGATGGTCCTACGGGAGGCGGTGGACGCCATGCCCGACCCCACCCCATTTCTGCAGGCAGCTCGAGACACGCCTGATCTACAGATGGTACGAGACCGGCCTGCCGTCATCCCCCCCATCGCCTGTGATCGCTCGTCCAGCCCCCGCCACAGCCTGGCACGGGACCGTCAGCACCGGGCACACGTGGGCGTGGCACACCGCATTCACCACAGCAACCCTCCACTAGCGCCGTCTCAGCCAGAGGTGGAGATGCTGGCTGTGGACCAGGTCAATGGGGACAAGGTGGTGAGGAAGCGATCCGGGGCGGACAGAACAGTTTAA